A genome region from Labrus mixtus chromosome 9, fLabMix1.1, whole genome shotgun sequence includes the following:
- the LOC132979885 gene encoding late histone H2A.2.2-like — protein MSGRGKKVAPKEKTSTSRSSRAGITFPVGRIHRLLKKGHYANRIGNGAAVYLGAVMEYLTAEILELAGNACRDNKKQRIAPRHILLAVKNDEELNKLLAGVTISEGGVIPNIQATLLPKKTKAPKDDVTAKDVQSQEF, from the coding sequence ATGTCTGGACGTGGGAAGAAAGTTGCACCCAAAGAAAAAACCTCAACGTCCCGGTCTTCCAGGGCAGGGATCACTTTCCCTGTAGGCCGCATTCACAGGCTGCTGAAAAAAGGACACTATGCAAACAGGATTGGCAATGGCGCTGCAGTGTACCTGGGTGCTGTCATGGAGTATCTCACCGCTGAAATCCTGGAACTGGCAGGAAACGCCTGCCGTGACAACAAGAAGCAACGTATCGCCCCCCGGCACATCTTGCTGGCAGTGAAAAATGACGAAGAGCTCAACAAACTGCTGGCAGGGGTCACGATCTCAGAGGGTGGTGTCATCCCAAACATCCAAGCAACCCTTCTCCCCAAAAAGACCAAGGCACCCaaggatgatgtcacagctaAAGATGTCCAGTCTCAAGAGTTTTAA